The window GGGAACCGCCGAGCGGCCGGCCCCTTTCAGTCCCACCCGAGTCGGGTTCTCGCACAGTCGCTCTGCAGTCGAAACCGGGGTGTGTGCTACTCCTCCTCGGGCTGGAAGCCGATGCCGTCGGGCCACCCGGTCGGCGCAGCTGCGCTCGGCTCCGCGAACTCGCGCTTGAGGACCATCGGCGTCCGTTCGAGCGACAGGACGAGGTTGTCGTCCTGGTTGAACGCCCGGAGTTCGGTCGTGACGATGCCGGAGTGCTCGCGTGACTCCAGTTCCCGTTTCGAGAGCACCTCGCTCTCGGCGAAGATGGTGTCGCCGTGGTAGACGGGTGCGTGGTGGCGGACGTTGTCGTAGCCGAGGTTGGCCGTCGCGTTCGCGCTCACGTCGATGACGCTCATCCCGACGACGAGCGCGAACACGTACGTCCCGTCGACGAGGCGCTCGCCGAACTCAGTCTCCGCGGCGTAGGCCTCGTTGAAGTGCATCGGGTTGACGTTCATCGTCAGGTTCGTGAACCAGACGTTGTCCGTCTCGGTCACCGTCCGCCCGTAGGGGTGTTTGTAGACGTCGCCGACCGCGAAGTCCTCGTAGAAGCGGCCCTGCCAGCCCTCGACGAGACGGCGGTCGTGGTCGGCCTCGTCCTCGGTGTCGGTGTCGTCGGCCATACGCCGGCGTCTCACGGCCGTGACTAACCGGTTGTGGGCGCGCGATTACACAGGTGCCGGCCGCGTAGTCGAAATACTCGGGGGTATAGGTGATGGATATCCTCTTATGCCGAAAAATTGGCAAATATTCTCCGCACGTCGGGTACTCAGTCGATGTAGCCCAGCGCGTTCTCGATGCGGCCCAGTTCCGGGCCGGAGGTGTCCTGCCCGACGACGAAGCCGTTCTCGTTGGCGACCAGGCCGGAGCCGACGAGCGGCCCGCCGTAGTTGATGGTGCCGAGGTCGGCCGGCACGTCCAGCAGGTCCTCGAGGAAGTCCAGTTCCTCGTCGGTCGATTTCGGGTGGCAGAGGACGCCGCGGTTGGTGGCGACGGCCGCCGTACCAACCGTGCGGACGCCCGCGAGGTCGCCGCGCTCGACGGGCACGTCCAGCGTGTCCTCGACGGCCTGCACCGCCTTCCGCGAGAGGTCCGGATGGACGTAGGCGCCGTGGTCGTTACAGCAGACGACGTTGCCCGCGGCGTTCACCCGGCCGGGGAGTTCGCCGACGGGGAGGTCCGTGGCGTCCTCGATACGCTCGATCTCGCGCTCGTTGGCGCGGCTGCTGACGAGGATACCGTTGGCGTTGCCGGTGGCGAGCGCGCCGACGGTCGCCGAGCCGCCGACCGTCGTGGGGACGGCCGGCACCTCTAGTTCCTCGACGAACGACTCGCGGACCTCATCCTCGGCGTCGCGCCGAATCAACAGGCAGTCGTCGGTGGCGCGGCTGAAGACGCCGATGTACGACGAACCCCCGAATGCCGCCCGGAGCACGTTACGCGGTCTCTGCTTCGACGACGGCCTCGCCGTCCTCTTCGAAGCGTGCGGCGCGGACGCGGAGCTTGGACGGCGGCTTCTTGCGGCCGCGCGACCAGACCTCCTCGTTGATGGAGGGGTCGAGCCGGACGTCGTCCTCCTCGACCTTGAAGTGCTTCGCGAGGTGGCCGCGGATGATGCTCATCGCCTTGTCCGCGCGCTTGTGCTTGGCCGTGGCCTGCACGTCGCGCAGCGGCACCGTCACCACACGCTCCTCGAAATCACTCGCGCTCATTTACTCGTCCGTGTCGTTCCGCCGCCAGTTGCGGCGCTTGGGGTTGCGGGTGGTGTCGCGGTCCGTCTTCATGATGACCCACGCCGGGACCCGGCTGTTCTGCTTCTCGAGCTTGGCCAGCCGCTTCTTGGAGGCCTTCGACTTCTTACCCATGGTACGCCCACTTCCGACGCGGCGGTTAAATTCTTGTTCCTTTGGGCGCCCCACCCGGATAGCGATGTCCCGCCTGGATGGTGGCCGGTCCCACCCGGACGGCGACCGGTAGCCCGGTGCGTTCAGGCGACCTCTGTCCCCTCGACCTCGCCGGCGTCGTCCTCGTCGTCCCGCAGCCGGAACTTCTGGACCTTCCCGGACGGGTTCTTCGGCAGCTCGTCGACGAAGTAGTACGCTCGCGGGCGCTTGAAGTCCGCGAGGTCGTCGCTCTCGAGGCAGAACGCGTCCAGCGTCTCGGCATCGGTGTCGCCCACGACGTACGCGACGACGGCCTGTCCCCACTCCTCGTCGTCCTCGCCGACGACGGCCGCCTCGACAACCTCCTCGTGGCGGAACAGCACGTCCTCGACCTCCGCGGGGTAGACGTTCTCGCCACCCGAGACGATCATGTCGTCCTTGCGGTCGACCACGTAGAGGTAGCCGTCCTCGTCGCGGTAGCCCAGGTCGCCCGTGTAGTACCACTCGCGCCCCTCGTGCTCGCGGAGCGACTCGCGGGTCGCCTCCGGCCGGTTCCAGTACTCGCGCATCGTGCACGGCCCGGCGAACAGGATCTCGCCGATGGCACCCTGCTCGACGGTCGCGTCGGGATCGGCGTCCGGTTCGACGATGCGAACGCGGTGGTTGAGTGCGGGTAGCCCCGCCGACCCCTGCTTCGTCAGCTGTTCCTCGGGGCTCTGGAAGGAGCCACACGGCCCGATCTCGGTCATCCCGTACGCCTGCACGTAGTCCTCACAGAGGTGCTCCATGCAGGCGTCGAGCACCTCCTCGGGCATCGGTGCGGCCCCGTACAGCCCCAGTCGGAGCGAGGAGACGTCGTGGTCGGTCTCGGCCGCCGTGCGGGCGACCCCGTTCCACGCCGTCGGCGCCGCGAAGAACACCGACACCTCGTGCTCCTCGAAGGCATCGAGCACCTGCACCGGGTCGAACTCGTGGTGGATGACGCTGGTCGCGCCGCGCTGGACCCGCGGGAACAGGTTGGCGTGGAGTTCGGCGCAGTGGTACAGCGGGAGCGCCGACAGCCCCACGTCGTCGGTGGTCAGGTTCATCTCCGCGATGCAGAGCAGGTTGTGCTCCATCATGTCCCGGTGCTCGTGGACGACACCCTTCGGCCGGCCCGTCGTCCCCGACGTGTAGATGAACGCGTACGCGTCCGTCTCCTCGACCACGGTGTCCGGGCGCTCGGCGCTCGCACCGTCGAGCAGGTCGTAGAAGTCGTGGTCGTCCGCGGGCACGTCGTCGTCGACGTAGACGTACTCCTCGACGGTTTCGAGGTCGTCGCGGGCGCCGTCGACGGCGGTCTTCGTGTCCTCCTCGTACAGCAGGACCGTCGAGCCGGCGTCGTTGACGATGAACTCCACCTCGCCGGCCGGCAGCCGGTAGTTGAGCGGGTTGAACACGGCGCCCAGTTTCGCGCAGGCGTAGACGGCGAGGCAGATCTCCGAGCCGTTGAACAGCATCGTCGAGACCCGGTCGCCCTTCTCGACGCCGAGGTCGGCCAGCGCGTTCGCCAGCCGGTTGGCCTTCTCGTCGAACTCGGCGTAGGTCCAGTACTGGTCCTTCCGCGGGTAGACGATGGCGTCGCGTTCCGGGTGGAGCTCGGCACTTCGTTCGAGCGTGTCGGCTATCGTGGCGTGAGATGCCATATCTGTACAAGAGGTAGCCGTCACAAAACGGTATGGGGCGTCCCGGTTCCGTCGGGTGGATTCGACTGGCGACGTGCGCCCGGAGCGGTTGCTCTCGGCCGCGTGGCGTGTCAGCCCCGGTGTCAGTCCGCGAGGGCGCTGAACGTGGCGATGTCGCCCGACTCCTCCGACTGCGAGGCGTTCGAGAGGCGCACGGAAACCCCCTCGGGCCCCATCGTGACGACGACATCGTCGACGGCGCGGACGTACTCGCTGGCGTGCTTGCCGGAGCGTCGGATGCGGACGCGCTCCTCGACCAGCGATGCCTCCGTGAGGATGTCGAGTTTCCGGTAGGTCGTCGACGTCGGGAGGTCGCACGCCTCGGCGACCTCGCTCGCGGTCAGGGCGCTGTCGCCCGTCGCCTCGAGGATGGAACGGCAGTCCGGGTCCTCGAGCGCACCGAGAACCGTCTCGACAGCGTCGGCGTCCTCGAGGAGGGTTGCGTCGTTCTGGCGGCGGAGCGTCGGGGTGGCCATCTGGGAACCGTTCATACCAGTAGGTGAACGCGTATCGGGAGGAACCCGCACCCCCAGCAACGGGGTGGTTTATATACTCGGCGCGCAGAACCGGTCCGAGCCGCTCCCGGGGAGGCGGCGCGCGGGTCAGAGGACCTCCGAGAGGAGGTTCCGCTCGGCCGCCGCGAGGTGTTCGCTGAAGGTCGAGGGGTCGATGCCCATCGCCGTCGCGACCTCCCGGCCGTTCGCCTGCCGGGGGCGCTCGAAGTACCCCATCTCGTGGGCCGTCTCGAGCACCTCCAGTTGGCGGGCGGTGAGGCGACTCCGGTCGACGAGGACGCTGTCGGCCCGGTGGTCGTCGGTGGGGGCCCGGACGAACCGCTTGATGTCGACGCGGGAGAACCCCTCGCGGAGCGCGCCGATGGCGGTCTGGAGCGCGTCGTAGTCGCCGGCGTGGAAGACGAGGGTCAGTGTTGTCCCATCTGTGACGTACCGTGCGACCGGACACCCGAGCTGCCCGAGGCACTCACACGGACAGCTGCCCTCGTCACCGTGGCGGAACCGGTACCACCGCATCGAACCGTGGGTGAATACCGGCTCCATATCCGTCTCGGGCGCGTCCTCGCTCTCGACCGCGAACTCGGTAATGCAGCCGTCACAGGCTCCAGAACAGGCGGTTCGTGAGACCGAGTCGACGGTCGCGTCCGCCGCCGCCGCGACATCGGTCACCGGGCATCCGTCCGGTTCGGTGAACTCGACGGTGGCGCGGATGCCTCCGGTCATCTAGGTACGGGTATTCATGGCCCTCACACTTCAATGCAAAGGTGGCGCCGAACCGTGACTGTCTGGGGTGTCTGCTCGTCGTCGCTACGTCGTCTCGCCGTCGCGGTCGACCTCGATACGCCGACCGCTCAGTTCGTCCGGGTCGAGGCGGTAGAGCGCGATGTCGAGGTCCGGCTTCTCCTGCCCCCAGATCTCGAACAGCGGGCGCTTGGTCTCGCTGTACTGCTCGATGTGCTCGATGGTGAGGTCCTCGCGGGGAATCTCCCGGAGGCGCCCGGTGGCGACGACGCTCCGGTAGACGTCGCCGTCCTCCTCGTAGACGACCAGCCGCGACGAGGGCTCGGACGCGAGGAACCGGCCCTTCTCGCTCTCGGGCGTGGAGACGAGCCGGAGGTAGAACTGCCGCTCGTCGGCGTCGTAGCCGTAGGAGATGGGAATCGCGTACGGTTCGTCGTCGCGCGCGAGCGTGAGGACGCCGGTCTCGTGGCGGGCGAGGAGAGTGTCGGTCTCGTCGGGTGACATGGTGCTCTGTTCGTCCAGCGTCATTCGCTCCTACGTGTCCGGGGTACGGGGGCGGATAAATAAGTCTCGACGAGACGGGGCCGTCACTCGGTGAACGCCGCCGGGGACACGTCCGCGCTGCAGATGACACACCCGCGCTCGATGAGGGTCTCCCGCATCGGCCCGTTCACCTCCAGCCGCTCGCCACACTCCGGGCACCGGAAGATGAACTCCTGCTCCTCCTCGCAACTCATGCTACCTGGTACAAGGCGTGCCCATCATAAACCCGGTCCCATTGTTCTGAGTGTCTGAGAACCAGCCGCAGGTCGTGGGCACTCCCCGCTCCCCGGGGTCCCGCAGGACACTCAATCGTCGGCTGTGCCCGGTTCCGGGGCCACTGTCGGCTCCTCGACGCCCATCGACAGGCCCATCTCGATGTCGTAGCCGGCGTCCTCCGTGACGACGAAGCCGACGGCCCGGTAGAGGCTGACGGCCGGGCGGTTGCTGCGCTCGACCAGGAGCCAGACGTCGTGGACCCCGTGGGCGCGGCCGTGACTCAGCATCGCCTCCGTCAGGTTGGTCCCGATGCCGGCGCCCTGATACGCCCCGTCGAGGAAGATGGCGAACTCGTACGCGTCCTCGCCGTCGGGCACCAGCACCGCCTGTCCGACCAGTCGGTCGCCGTGCCACGCGAGGACGCAGTACCCGGCCAGCATGTGGTCCTGCCACTCGTCGATGCCCTCGGCGGTGACCGGCGGGATGCCCAGCGTCCGGTCGGACGGGTCGTAGTCGCGGTACAGCGCCACGAGTGCCGCCCGCTCGTCGGCCACCGGGCCATCGCCGTACGGCCGGATGTCTATCTGCCGGCCCTCGCCGTCCTCGATGGTCAGCGGCGGCTCCCGGACCCGGTAGCGCTCGCCGAGTGGCGGGAAGTGGCCTCGGTACACGCTCGGCTCCTCTCGGGGGAGTCTCGTAAACGTGCGGGACAGTGCCCCCGGCGCCCCCGCGGTTCGTCAGCGCCCCACGTCGCCGGCCCGCGCTCAGGTCCCCTCCAGCCGTGCCCGGACCTCACTCGCGGCGCGTTCGCCCGAGGCGACCGCGCCCTCCATGTAGCCGTACCCCTCGGTGGCGGTCTCCGTGCCGGCCCAGTGGAGCCGCCCGACCGGGTCGGCGCGGGCGTCGGCGTACCGCGAGAGGACGCCCGGCGGGAGCATCGCGGCGTAGCAGCCGTGGCTCCAGCGCCCGGCGTTCCAGACCTCGTCGGTGTAGCTGTTCGGCTCGCCCGCCCGGGGGCCGAAGAACGCCGCGAGCCGGTCCAGTACGACCTGTCGGCGCTCGGCTTCCGGTCGGTCGGCCCACTCGCGCGCCGCGTCGCCCAGTACGAACGCCACGAGCGCGCCCGTCTCCCCGTCGGGTGGCGAGTCGTCGAAGACGAGTCCGACGGTGTCGTCGTCAGCGACGACCTCGCCCGAGCGCTCGGGTCGCCAGAACGGGTCGTCGTACGTGGCGACGGCCTTGACGACGTGACCCATCGGCGCGCGCTGGCAGAAGCCGTCCCGCGTGACCGGGAGCGCGGGGTCGTAGTCGAGCCGTCCGGCTGCCGTCGGCGGCACCGCGACGACCGCGTAGTCGGCCTCGATGCGGGTGTCGGCCGTCCCGTCGTCGCCGGCGTCGGCGTGGACGGTCACGCCCGCGTCGTCGTGCTCGACGCGGCGGACGGGCGTCGCGGTGCGGACGTCGAGCGGTTCGGCCATCGCCACCGAGAGCTGCTGGGTCCCGCCGACGAGTCGGGTCTGCTGAGCCCCGTCCTCGACGGAGGCGAGCCGCTCGAACCCGCCGCCCGCGTGACAGTAGAACAGCAGGAACAGGAGGGAGAGCTCGTCGGGTTCGGCGGTGAAGATGGCCCGGACGGCAGCGTCGAACAGGCTCCGGGCGGCCTCGGTCCGGAACCGCTCGTCGCGCCAGGTCGCGACCGTCGTCGCGTCCCACTCGCGGGCGCGGTCGGCCGAGGCGGGGTCCTCGAGCGGCACCTGCCGGCACAGCTTCTCCAGCTTCCGGACGCCCAGCTCGAAGTCGACCGCCGCGAGCGGCGGCAACGACCGGAGCTCGTGGTCGAACTCCCGGACCTCGCCGGCGACCCGGAACTGGGTCGCCCCCGCGTCGTGCTGGGGGAACGTCTCGACGCCGAGCTCCGCGACGAGTGCGTGCATCCGGTGCTGGCCGGGCCCGATCCACTGCGCGCCCATGTCGAGCGCGTGGCCGTCGACCTCGCGGGTGAGCGTGCGACCGCCCACGCGGTCGCGGGCCTCCAGGACGGTCACGTCGGCACCCGCCTCGTCCAGTCGGCGAGCGGCCGTCACCCCCGCGAGGCCGGCCCCGACCACGACGGCGTCCGCGCTGTCGATGGTGGTCATGGCTCACCGGGTCGGGGGCCGATGGTTAGTACGTTCCGCCGTGTCCGACTCCAGTCGCTGCCGGACTGTAGAACGCGCCAAGCTGTGGAAGAATACACGCCATTGGCTGATATTAGTCGAATATATTTCGAAAAGGTGTAATAAAGTCAGAGAACTTTAATTTATTGAAATCTTTGGGGTCCTCCCCGTGGGCGTCGTCCGCACCAGCATCCTCGTCGATGGTCGGCATCGGGCCCCTCGTCGACAGCAGCCACGTCGAGTCGACAGCGACGGGACCGGTTCTCGACTCTCGAGAACCGTGCTAACGCTATATTCGGGCTCGTGACGTTCTCTCGAGCATGAACGTGACCGTCGACACGAACCGAGCGGTCGGACTGGGTATCGTCTTCGGGGCCGGTGTCGGCGCGACTGCCGGCACGCTCGGCGGGTCCGGGCCTGCAATGGGTGCCGCCTACGGCATCGCGGCGGGTATCCTCGTCGCGGCGCTCCTCGACCTGCTCGCGCGTCGGCTCGACAGTGATTCTCGGGCCGTCTTCGTCGCCGCGGGGCTCCTGGCCGGTGCAGTGGTCGGTGCCCCCCTCGGACTCGTCGTGACCTGGGCTGCGGATACCGGGCTCGCCGTCGGTCTGGCCGTGTGGACCGTCGGCGGCGCGGCACTCGGTCTCCTCGTCACGACCTCGCTCCTGACGGCTTCGGGACGCGAGGACGGGCCCGACGCCCACGGCCCCGACGACGATACATCCGGCCGACTCAGCGACGACTGAGGCTGCGTCGGTGTACACGACCGTGCGGTGCGGGCCGTGACGAACCGTGCGACAGCCGCGGTCTGCGAGCCGCTACACCCGTTCGAGGACCTCCTCTGCGAACCGCGTCAGCGCCCGCTCCGGGTCCGACTCGCCCGCCTCGCTCACGCCGACGAGGACGTGGTCGACGCCCATCGTTTCCAGTCGAGCGACGTAGTCCACGAACCACTCGCTGCCCGCGCGGAAGCCCTGGTGGACGGGTTCGGGGTCGGCAGTGGGGTCGTCGGCCAGTTCCGCCTGCATCGCCATCGCGAACGGCTTCTCGCCCGCGGCCGCGTGCCAGTCGTCGAGGTACGATTCCAGCGTATCCTCCGGCAGGTGGTAGAACAGCCAGCCGTCGCCGTTCGCGCCGAGCCACTCGACGGTCTGGCGGCAGTGGCCGGTCGGGAGCAGCGGCAGGGTATCGGTCGTCGGCTTCGGGACGAGGTCGAGCGTGCCGTCCAGTTCACCCCACCAGCCCTCGCGTTCGGGGAACTCGCCGCGCCAGAGCGCCCGCATCGTCGCCACGGACTCGCGGAAGCGCGCGCCGCGGTCCTCGGGGTCGACGTCGAACGCGTCGTACTCGGGGTCGCGGTCGCCGGTGGCGACGCCCAGCACCAGGCGGCCGTCCGAGAGCCGGTCGACGGACGCCGCGGCCTTCGCGACG of the Haloglomus salinum genome contains:
- a CDS encoding MaoC family dehydratase is translated as MADDTDTEDEADHDRRLVEGWQGRFYEDFAVGDVYKHPYGRTVTETDNVWFTNLTMNVNPMHFNEAYAAETEFGERLVDGTYVFALVVGMSVIDVSANATANLGYDNVRHHAPVYHGDTIFAESEVLSKRELESREHSGIVTTELRAFNQDDNLVLSLERTPMVLKREFAEPSAAAPTGWPDGIGFQPEEE
- a CDS encoding translation initiation factor IF-6, with protein sequence MLRAAFGGSSYIGVFSRATDDCLLIRRDAEDEVRESFVEELEVPAVPTTVGGSATVGALATGNANGILVSSRANEREIERIEDATDLPVGELPGRVNAAGNVVCCNDHGAYVHPDLSRKAVQAVEDTLDVPVERGDLAGVRTVGTAAVATNRGVLCHPKSTDEELDFLEDLLDVPADLGTINYGGPLVGSGLVANENGFVVGQDTSGPELGRIENALGYID
- a CDS encoding 50S ribosomal protein L31e, coding for MSASDFEERVVTVPLRDVQATAKHKRADKAMSIIRGHLAKHFKVEEDDVRLDPSINEEVWSRGRKKPPSKLRVRAARFEEDGEAVVEAETA
- a CDS encoding 50S ribosomal protein L39e; amino-acid sequence: MGKKSKASKKRLAKLEKQNSRVPAWVIMKTDRDTTRNPKRRNWRRNDTDE
- a CDS encoding long-chain-fatty-acid--CoA ligase, with translation MASHATIADTLERSAELHPERDAIVYPRKDQYWTYAEFDEKANRLANALADLGVEKGDRVSTMLFNGSEICLAVYACAKLGAVFNPLNYRLPAGEVEFIVNDAGSTVLLYEEDTKTAVDGARDDLETVEEYVYVDDDVPADDHDFYDLLDGASAERPDTVVEETDAYAFIYTSGTTGRPKGVVHEHRDMMEHNLLCIAEMNLTTDDVGLSALPLYHCAELHANLFPRVQRGATSVIHHEFDPVQVLDAFEEHEVSVFFAAPTAWNGVARTAAETDHDVSSLRLGLYGAAPMPEEVLDACMEHLCEDYVQAYGMTEIGPCGSFQSPEEQLTKQGSAGLPALNHRVRIVEPDADPDATVEQGAIGEILFAGPCTMREYWNRPEATRESLREHEGREWYYTGDLGYRDEDGYLYVVDRKDDMIVSGGENVYPAEVEDVLFRHEEVVEAAVVGEDDEEWGQAVVAYVVGDTDAETLDAFCLESDDLADFKRPRAYYFVDELPKNPSGKVQKFRLRDDEDDAGEVEGTEVA
- a CDS encoding winged helix-turn-helix domain-containing protein translates to MNGSQMATPTLRRQNDATLLEDADAVETVLGALEDPDCRSILEATGDSALTASEVAEACDLPTSTTYRKLDILTEASLVEERVRIRRSGKHASEYVRAVDDVVVTMGPEGVSVRLSNASQSEESGDIATFSALAD
- a CDS encoding helix-turn-helix domain-containing protein, encoding MTGGIRATVEFTEPDGCPVTDVAAAADATVDSVSRTACSGACDGCITEFAVESEDAPETDMEPVFTHGSMRWYRFRHGDEGSCPCECLGQLGCPVARYVTDGTTLTLVFHAGDYDALQTAIGALREGFSRVDIKRFVRAPTDDHRADSVLVDRSRLTARQLEVLETAHEMGYFERPRQANGREVATAMGIDPSTFSEHLAAAERNLLSEVL
- a CDS encoding pyridoxamine 5'-phosphate oxidase family protein — encoded protein: MTLDEQSTMSPDETDTLLARHETGVLTLARDDEPYAIPISYGYDADERQFYLRLVSTPESEKGRFLASEPSSRLVVYEEDGDVYRSVVATGRLREIPREDLTIEHIEQYSETKRPLFEIWGQEKPDLDIALYRLDPDELSGRRIEVDRDGETT
- a CDS encoding DUF7560 family zinc ribbon protein, giving the protein MSCEEEQEFIFRCPECGERLEVNGPMRETLIERGCVICSADVSPAAFTE
- a CDS encoding GNAT family N-acetyltransferase, producing MYRGHFPPLGERYRVREPPLTIEDGEGRQIDIRPYGDGPVADERAALVALYRDYDPSDRTLGIPPVTAEGIDEWQDHMLAGYCVLAWHGDRLVGQAVLVPDGEDAYEFAIFLDGAYQGAGIGTNLTEAMLSHGRAHGVHDVWLLVERSNRPAVSLYRAVGFVVTEDAGYDIEMGLSMGVEEPTVAPEPGTADD
- a CDS encoding flavin monoamine oxidase family protein, translating into MTTIDSADAVVVGAGLAGVTAARRLDEAGADVTVLEARDRVGGRTLTREVDGHALDMGAQWIGPGQHRMHALVAELGVETFPQHDAGATQFRVAGEVREFDHELRSLPPLAAVDFELGVRKLEKLCRQVPLEDPASADRAREWDATTVATWRDERFRTEAARSLFDAAVRAIFTAEPDELSLLFLLFYCHAGGGFERLASVEDGAQQTRLVGGTQQLSVAMAEPLDVRTATPVRRVEHDDAGVTVHADAGDDGTADTRIEADYAVVAVPPTAAGRLDYDPALPVTRDGFCQRAPMGHVVKAVATYDDPFWRPERSGEVVADDDTVGLVFDDSPPDGETGALVAFVLGDAAREWADRPEAERRQVVLDRLAAFFGPRAGEPNSYTDEVWNAGRWSHGCYAAMLPPGVLSRYADARADPVGRLHWAGTETATEGYGYMEGAVASGERAASEVRARLEGT
- a CDS encoding TIGR03571 family LLM class oxidoreductase is translated as MTGPEDDHDNAGFERLFGGDGLTVGTGFPLTDSRQSRPPVERELELATHAEAVGFDALWARDVPFRWPRFRDTGQTYDTFPWLSHVAAHTDDVALGTASVVLPIRHPAHVAKAAASVDRLSDGRLVLGVATGDRDPEYDAFDVDPEDRGARFRESVATMRALWRGEFPEREGWWGELDGTLDLVPKPTTDTLPLLPTGHCRQTVEWLGANGDGWLFYHLPEDTLESYLDDWHAAAGEKPFAMAMQAELADDPTADPEPVHQGFRAGSEWFVDYVARLETMGVDHVLVGVSEAGESDPERALTRFAEEVLERV